A stretch of Gouania willdenowi chromosome 21, fGouWil2.1, whole genome shotgun sequence DNA encodes these proteins:
- the creb1b gene encoding cyclic AMP-responsive element-binding protein 1b, with protein MKMESAVEAQVVAETAVAETEGQQITAAQIATLAQVSMAAGHVTGTAPTVTLVQLPNGQTVQVHGVIQAAQPSVIQSPHIQTIQTSTIAESEDSQESVDSLTDSQKRREILSRRPSYRKILNDLSSDVSAVPRIEEEKAEDDQSAAAVTPTIATVTVPTPIYQTSSGQYIAITQGGAIQLANNGTDGVQGIQTLTMTNTAATQPGATILQYAQTSDGQQILVPSNQVVVQAASGDVQAYQIRAAPASTITSGVVMASSPALPTHGATEEVTRKREVRLMKNREAARECRRKKKEYVKCLENRVAVLENQNKTLIEELKALKDLYCHKTE; from the exons ATGAAGATGGAGTCAGCAGTGGAGGCTCAGGTGGTGGCAGAGACTGCAGTGGCTGAGACTGAGGGTCAGCAGATCACTGCTGCACAGATTGCTACCTTAGCACAG GTATCAATGGCAGCAGGACACGTTACAGGAACGGCTCCCACAGTCACACTGGTACAGCTCCCTAATGGACAGACGGTTCAGGTTCATGGTGTCATCCAGGCTGCACAGCCCAGTGTTATCCAGTCCCCACACATCCAGACTATACAG ACCTCCACCATAGCTGAAAGTGAAGATTCACAAGAGTCAGTAGACAGTCTTACTGACTCTCAGAAGCGCAGAGAGATTTTATCACGGCGTCCATCGTACAG GAAAATCCTCAACGACCTTTCATCCGACGTTTCGGCTGTTCCACGTATCGAGGAGGAAAAGGCCGAGGACGAccaatctgctgctgctgtcacacCTACCATTGCCACCGTCACTGTACCCACACCCATTTACCAGACCAGCAGCGGCCAATACA TTGCAATCACACAGGGCGGAGCTATTCAATTAGCCAATAACGGTACAGATGGAGTCCAAGGCATTCAGACTTTAACAATGACCAACACTGCTGCTACTCAGCCTGGAGCCACCATTTTACAGTACGCACAGACCAGTGATGGTCAACAGATACTGGTTCCCAGTAACCAGGTGGTGGTCCAAG CTGCGTCGGGTGATGTCCAGGCCTATCAGATTCGAGCAGCCCCTGCCAGTACAATCACCTCTGGGGTGGTCATGGCTTCTTCACCTGCCCTTCCCACACACGGGGCCACTGAGGAGGTCACCAGAAAACGGGAGGTTCGTCTCATGAAGAACAG AGAGGCAGCGCGGGAATGTCGCAGGAAGAAGAAGGAGTACGTAAAGTGTCTGGAGAACCGAGTGGCTGTTCTGgagaaccaaaacaaaacacttattGAAGAACTCAAAGCCCTTAAAGACctttactgtcataaaactgAATAG